From one Paenibacillus sp. FSL K6-1330 genomic stretch:
- the sbnA gene encoding 2,3-diaminopropionate biosynthesis protein SbnA: MTLELQDGIAGVIGVTPLIRLSRLFNNRSFDVYGKLEWMNPGGSTKDRPALHMLREAMRRGEITPSTVVIESSSGNLGISLAQLCNYLGLRFICVIDPRTTDQHRRIIRSFGGELELVTEPDKETGEFLPARIRRVNELVHRMPNAYWTNQYGNPDNYLAHKETTMQEIAERLGEIDYLFCGASSCGTIRGCREYIADRQWSTQVVAVDAKGSVIFGGEKGPRKLPGLGAGITPTLYHEDIADRVEYVSDLDCIRGCRDLVRYESILAGASSGGVISAVQRMSGSIPEGALCAVILPDRGERYLDTVYNDIWVQQEFGVDPVTFSFGG; this comes from the coding sequence ATGACCTTGGAACTTCAAGACGGGATTGCAGGCGTGATCGGTGTCACTCCATTAATCCGCCTTAGTCGATTGTTTAACAACCGTTCGTTTGATGTATACGGAAAACTGGAGTGGATGAATCCCGGAGGAAGCACCAAGGATCGACCGGCGCTTCATATGCTTCGGGAGGCCATGCGCCGCGGCGAGATCACGCCGAGCACGGTCGTCATTGAATCCAGCTCAGGCAATCTAGGCATCAGCCTGGCACAACTCTGCAACTACTTGGGGCTGCGTTTCATCTGTGTCATTGATCCGCGCACAACCGATCAGCATCGCCGCATCATTCGCAGCTTTGGCGGGGAGCTTGAACTGGTCACGGAGCCCGACAAGGAAACCGGTGAATTTCTGCCTGCACGAATAAGAAGGGTTAATGAACTGGTTCACCGTATGCCTAATGCTTACTGGACCAATCAATACGGTAATCCGGACAACTATTTGGCCCATAAAGAAACCACCATGCAGGAAATCGCTGAGCGGTTGGGCGAGATTGATTATTTGTTTTGCGGGGCTAGCTCCTGCGGCACGATCCGGGGATGCAGAGAGTATATTGCGGATCGGCAGTGGTCTACCCAAGTTGTGGCTGTGGATGCAAAGGGAAGCGTTATTTTTGGAGGAGAGAAAGGTCCGCGGAAATTGCCTGGACTGGGTGCCGGCATAACGCCGACTTTATACCACGAGGATATAGCGGACCGCGTAGAGTACGTGTCGGACCTAGATTGCATACGGGGCTGCCGGGATCTGGTTCGGTACGAGTCGATTCTCGCCGGCGCTTCATCTGGCGGGGTTATCTCAGCAGTCCAGCGGATGTCGGGCAGCATCCCTGAAGGAGCGTTATGTGCGGTAATTTTACCTGATCGCGGTGAAAGGTATTTGGACACGGTGTATAACGATATATGGGTACAGCAGGAGTTTGGTGTGGACCCGGTTACTTTCTCGTTTGGAGGATAG